In Alistipes sp. ZOR0009, the following are encoded in one genomic region:
- a CDS encoding DUF4375 domain-containing protein, which translates to MKHYFFLFLLISSNQITHSQNIKNIKCNLNKNEKIIIDKHLKNDKFGIIDINSNFKPDISKINYYRLREMDFNWEILKPISDKVTNYCKENQLSHRMGVKILNKEQKALYFWWYLDGQVTNGGFSQFIYNGYDKYFPAILKGLKLLPNKEYYKLVEKVYLYYIQKGLETIDRNKIDYFKNKFYEDDFLSQADSLYLKINDQLYLDFEKFIRINQTKFIQQIDDKLSGEIIEEKDNYIKESISLEN; encoded by the coding sequence ATGAAACATTACTTTTTTCTATTTTTGTTAATATCATCAAATCAAATTACACACTCTCAAAACATTAAAAACATCAAATGTAATTTAAATAAAAATGAAAAAATAATAATAGATAAACATTTAAAAAACGACAAATTTGGAATTATTGATATTAATTCAAATTTCAAACCTGACATTTCTAAAATCAATTATTACAGATTAAGAGAAATGGATTTTAACTGGGAGATCCTAAAGCCTATATCTGATAAAGTTACAAATTATTGCAAAGAAAATCAACTTAGTCATAGAATGGGTGTTAAAATATTGAACAAGGAACAAAAAGCCCTCTACTTTTGGTGGTACTTAGATGGTCAAGTAACAAATGGTGGTTTTAGCCAATTTATTTATAATGGGTATGATAAATACTTTCCAGCAATTCTCAAAGGTTTAAAATTGTTACCAAACAAAGAATACTACAAACTTGTTGAAAAAGTTTATTTATATTATATTCAAAAAGGTTTAGAAACTATTGACAGGAATAAAATAGATTACTTTAAAAACAAGTTTTACGAAGATGATTTTCTTTCACAGGCAGATAGTTTATACTTAAAGATTAACGACCAACTATACTTAGATTTTGAAAAATTCATAAGAATTAATCAAACAAAATTTATACAGCAAATAGATGATAAATTGTCGGGAGAAATAATTGAAGAAAAAGATAATTATATAAAAGAATCAATTTCATTAGAAAATG
- a CDS encoding energy transducer TonB yields the protein MAGNIYKNPAFYINNNTVANTSMPNHNYNMKHFLLLISIILVTNFSSYCQSQQNGSGLIQITTPIDNKTFAIKKLTKDSVLLYTGRLSNIDQEIRQGKFYFFNNGKVCASGEYDQNIPTGLWIYYNETGDILYKINYSKVIDYLKNEAMNYTPDSVINKNFSKEDEKYMNKNGTFVAVEKMPVFNGNDTTKNFEEYVSKNLKYPIYAEKNGIEGTVWVTAIIDVNGKIRNPEIMKPSITDLNIEAIRVISESPAWKPGCHKKIPVNVLYIFPIKFKIRD from the coding sequence ATGGCGGGAAACATATATAAAAATCCTGCATTTTATATCAACAACAATACAGTTGCAAATACATCAATGCCAAACCACAACTATAACATGAAACATTTCTTGCTTCTTATTTCAATCATCTTGGTAACAAATTTCAGTTCTTATTGTCAATCACAGCAGAATGGCAGCGGGTTGATTCAAATAACAACACCTATTGATAATAAGACATTTGCAATAAAAAAATTAACCAAAGATTCAGTACTATTATACACTGGGAGATTAAGTAACATAGACCAAGAAATAAGACAAGGAAAATTTTATTTTTTCAATAACGGTAAAGTCTGTGCATCTGGAGAGTACGACCAAAACATTCCAACTGGACTTTGGATATACTATAATGAAACCGGAGATATCCTTTACAAAATTAACTACTCAAAGGTTATTGACTATTTGAAAAACGAAGCAATGAATTATACTCCAGATAGTGTAATAAATAAAAATTTCAGCAAAGAGGATGAAAAATACATGAACAAAAATGGAACATTCGTTGCGGTTGAAAAGATGCCCGTTTTTAATGGAAATGATACAACTAAAAATTTTGAAGAATACGTATCTAAGAATTTGAAATATCCAATATATGCTGAAAAAAATGGAATAGAAGGAACCGTTTGGGTTACAGCAATAATTGATGTGAATGGGAAAATTAGAAATCCAGAAATAATGAAACCATCCATAACAGATTTAAACATAGAAGCAATTAGAGTTATATCAGAATCACCAGCATGGAAACCTGGTTGCCATAAAAAGATACCTGTTAATGTTTTATATATTTTCCCTATTAAGTTCAAGATAAGAGATTAG
- a CDS encoding DNA/RNA non-specific endonuclease codes for MKRNQYVLLVAIVLLMAAGCSREQQEIGPTPLSESSAKGSLKSTTVAFSEAFESGTKAAYSAGNVTLSSGLWSFNDALLGNSSSDKKAGSQSARIRNTGKLTMLFSKANGAGTITISHAVYATDGSSTWELWISSNSGSSWSKVGGAVTTSSASLATATFTANVAGSIRIELRKTGGASNRINIDNISITDYSSVTPPDPDPSFVEDGNMAFGNPSGAVANILSPNNYLMVKPQYAMGYSNAKLTPIWTSWHVTSTDLGSTPRQDDFRPDATLPSGWYQCVSSEYSGSGFDRGHMCPSADRTSSVANNSATFLMTNMVPQAPQNNQVTWANLENYTRALVNAGNEVYIICGPYGQGGTGSNGAKSTVGNGVVVPSQTWKIILVLPQGTNDLSRISATTRVIAVLMPNTQACSSNPWGYYRVSVDSIESLTGFDFFSNLPANVQAALESQVDNGATS; via the coding sequence ATGAAAAGGAATCAGTATGTTCTATTGGTAGCCATAGTTTTGCTAATGGCTGCAGGCTGCTCCCGCGAGCAGCAGGAGATTGGGCCTACTCCATTGTCAGAGTCTTCGGCAAAAGGTTCTTTAAAGTCGACGACGGTTGCCTTCTCCGAGGCTTTTGAGTCTGGTACAAAGGCGGCCTATTCGGCTGGCAACGTAACGCTTTCGAGTGGGCTATGGTCGTTTAACGATGCGCTGCTGGGAAATTCGAGCTCCGACAAGAAGGCCGGATCGCAGTCGGCTAGGATTCGGAACACGGGTAAGCTTACAATGCTCTTTAGTAAGGCTAACGGGGCGGGAACGATCACCATTTCGCATGCGGTATACGCTACCGATGGTTCCAGCACCTGGGAGCTCTGGATCTCGTCTAACTCTGGCTCTTCGTGGAGCAAGGTAGGAGGTGCGGTAACCACTAGCAGCGCGAGCCTAGCTACGGCCACGTTTACGGCCAACGTTGCTGGTAGCATCAGAATCGAGCTGCGAAAAACAGGTGGGGCTTCAAATCGGATTAACATCGACAACATTTCCATTACCGACTACTCGTCGGTTACACCGCCCGATCCCGATCCATCTTTTGTGGAGGATGGCAACATGGCCTTTGGCAATCCGAGTGGTGCCGTGGCAAACATTCTTAGCCCTAATAACTACCTAATGGTTAAGCCCCAGTACGCCATGGGGTACAGCAACGCTAAGCTTACGCCTATTTGGACAAGCTGGCATGTCACCTCAACCGATTTAGGGTCAACACCTCGGCAGGATGATTTTCGCCCCGACGCTACGCTTCCTTCCGGTTGGTATCAGTGCGTCTCCTCCGAATATTCGGGCTCTGGATTCGATAGGGGGCATATGTGTCCGTCGGCTGATAGGACTAGCTCGGTAGCCAACAACTCGGCTACCTTCTTAATGACCAACATGGTGCCTCAGGCTCCCCAAAACAACCAGGTAACTTGGGCTAACCTCGAGAACTATACGCGCGCTCTGGTAAATGCAGGTAATGAGGTGTACATTATTTGTGGACCTTACGGGCAAGGAGGAACGGGCTCGAACGGTGCAAAAAGTACGGTTGGCAATGGGGTGGTGGTGCCTAGCCAAACATGGAAAATCATACTTGTGTTGCCTCAGGGTACTAACGATTTGAGCCGGATATCAGCAACAACCCGGGTTATTGCCGTTTTAATGCCCAACACCCAAGCATGCAGCAGCAACCCTTGGGGATATTATCGGGTTTCTGTCGATTCTATTGAGTCGCTTACAGGCTTCGACTTCTTTAGCAACCTGCCTGCTAACGTGCAAGCGGCGCTGGAATCGCAGGTGGATAATGGAGCAACGAGCTAA